From a single Coturnix japonica isolate 7356 chromosome 25, Coturnix japonica 2.1, whole genome shotgun sequence genomic region:
- the ZNF687 gene encoding zinc finger protein 687: MGDMKTPDFDDLLAAFDIPDIDTNEAIHSGHDEAEAHIKPVPGEPGPPDHVLPHTDITAVSVIVKNTVCPEQLDTLDGRSKDGHGLGSRLLQNGFGAAELPRSPAARSVEAVASSNGECWVKEKGPKPLDIFSHFSPDPNEDNAANLIDRARECKPKDKSLAVPSLSPSPTPSLDCKEPRGESMEGLPPTFPQPFEGSQAGAVSGQPPAVPCIKKEESDSEEVARESNPKALSAALGESPLEHLKSVTVRYSAGDSPITSWPVSDPSLGSSASNLPEVKRSPSSPREPFFKPSSPVVQSPRIPPSPKQMDDVTLKEEREALEKSMGSPQSMSSAEEEEEEEEEEGNNNDSPSSNSSRPLKVRIKTIKTSCGSITRTVTRVSSDSEPGSAKGSAEQSCEDAALEAEKEDSIALEVPQEKMDLSSPLKAIEGPKIVSVQLGNGTKIKGTVLPVSTIQSASSAMLIAASVAQQKSVVLPAKTGKAVTKNIINLVPQALPKADTRTNASPVTQTSAVTTTANQKLNGTTVVMVQPQKPSPTVAGTVISRSQSSLVEAFNKILNSKNLLPTYKPNLSPPADASLALPPFGYRCLECGDSFALEKSLARHYDRRSMRIEVTCNHCTKRLVFFNKCSLLLHAREHKDKGLVMQCSHLVMRPIALDQMIGQPDITPLVSVASFPAGKVAGVTQDALSAANGAPELPILPLSSSGSEQSNYSCFRCLECKEQCKDKAGLAAHFQQVVASGTTSSTVCTTCPMIMSNRCSFSAHQRMHKNHPPHVCPECGGNFLLANFETHLKESCLHFSRRVGYRCPSCSVVFGGVNSIKSHIQTSHCEVFHKCPICPMAFKSAPSAHAHVYTQHPGFGNQQSKMIYKCAMCDTVFTHKPLLSSHFDQHLLNQRVSVFKCPDCPLLFAQKRTMLEHLKNTHQPPKPREEPAKKAALLLTPKQEPMETPVPKISDESSSSTEEDDPPSSPELRKAKRSRFQRKATSKSKGSGWTCGVCHSWFPERDEYVSHMKKDHGKSVKKFPCHLCERSFCSAPSLRRHVRVNHEGIKRVYPCRFCTEGKRTFSSRLILEKHIQVRHGIKVTDQTKSQEVIIARIGAGAMQVPGRKRKLSSDDGDSCSEEPDSTTPPSKTPKGDRKVPFRCRKCGYVASSAADFQEHIPQHRTDESSHQCRECGLCFTSQVSLNRHRFITHKKKKGAAEVEEPGPRSPMEGAPHAADGALSCTVCGRSFDSQLNLKTHFRTHGMAFIRARQNASPEN; this comes from the exons ATGGGTGACATGAAGACTCCGGATTTCGATGACCTCCTGGCGGCGTTTGACATCCCCGACATAGACACCAACGAGGCCATCCACTCGGGACACGACGAGGCTGAGGCTCACATCAAACCGGTGCCCGGTGAGCCGGGGCCACCCGACCACGTCCTGCCCCACACCGACATCACTGCTGTCAGTGTCATTGTAAAGAACACGGTGTGTCCTGAGCAGCTGGACACGCTGGATGGGCGCAGTAAGGATGGGCATGGCCTCGGCTCCCGCCTGCTGCAGAACGGCTTTGGGGCGGCCGAGCTGCCCAGGTCCCCCGCAGCCAGATCTGTGGAAGCTGTGGCATCCTCCAACGGGGAGTGCTGGGTGAAGGAGAAAGGCCCCAAACCCCTGGATATCTTCTCCCATTTTAGCCCCGATCCCAATGAAGATAACGCTGCCAACCTGATCGACAGAGCTCGCGAGTGCAAACCGAAGGACAAGTCCTTGGCCGTGCCCTCACTCTCCCCGTCTCCCACCCCATCACTGGACTGCAAGGAGCCCCGGGGGGAGAGCATGGAGGGCCTTCCCCCCACCTTCCCTCAGCCCTTTGAGGGCAGCCAGGCCGGGGCTGTGAGCGGGCAgcctccagctgtgccctgcatcAAGAAAGAGGAGTCTGACTCTGAGGAGGTGGCCCGTGAGTCCAACCCAAAGGCTCTGTCTGCTGCTCTAGGCGAGAGTCCCCTGGAGCACCTGAAATCTGTCACTGTCCGCTACTCCGCAGGCGATTCTCCCATCACATCCTGGCCTGTTTCTGACCCCAGCCTGGGCAGCAGCGCCAGCAACCTGCCCGAGGTGAAGCGCTCTCCCAGCAGCCCCCGGGAGCCCTTCTTTAAACCTTCCTCTCCCGTGGTGCAGAGCCCCAGAATCCCCCCTTCTCCAAAGCAGATGGACGACGTCACCCTCAAGGAGGAGCGCGAAGCTCTGGAGAAGTCGATGGGGAGCCCACAGAGTATGTCCAGcgctgaggaggaggaggaggaggaggaggaggaaggcaacAACAACGATTCCCCTTCTTCCAACTCCTCCCGGCCACTGAAAGTGAGGATCAAAACCATCAAGACGTCCTGTGGGAGCATCACCCGCACAGTGACGCGCGTCTCGTCCGACTCGGAGCCCGGCTCTGCCAAGGGTTcggctgagcagagctgtgaggacGCTGCTCTGGAGGCGGAGAAGGAGGACAGCATCGCGCTGGAGGTGCCCCAGGAGAAGATGGATCTCTCCAGCCCCTTGAAAGCCATCGAGGGGCCCAAAATCGTCAGTGTCCAGCTCGGCAACGGCACCAAGATCAAAGGCACCGTGCTGCCTGTCTCCACCATCCAGAGCGCCAGCAGCGCCATGCTGATCGCCGCCAGCGTGGCACAGCAGAAGTCCGTGGTGCTGCCGGCCAAGACGGGCAAAGCCGTGACCAAGAACATCATCAACCTGGTTCCTCAGGCTCTGCCCAAGGCCGACACGCGAACCAACGCCAGCCCCGTCACGCAGACCAGCGCCGTCACCACCACGGCCAACCAGAAGCTAAACGGCACCACGGTGGTGATGGTGCAGCCGCAGAAACCCTCTCCGACCGTGGCGGGCACCGTCATCTCCCGCAGCCAATCCAGCCTGGTGGAGGCCTTCAACAAGATCCTCAACAGCAAGAACCTGCTGCCCACCTACAAACCCAACCTCAGCCCCCCGGCTGATGCCAGCCTGGCGCTGCCCCCCTTCGGGTACCGCTGCCTGGAGTGCGGGGATTCCTTTGCTCTGGAGAAGAGTTTGGCTCGTCACTATGACCGGCGCAGCATGAGAATCGAGGTGACCTGCAACCACTGCACCAAACGCCTGGTCTTCTTTAACAagtgcagcctgctgctgcatgcCCGCGAACACAAGGACAAGGGGCTGGTGATGCAGTGCTCCCACCTGGTCATGAGGCCCATCGCTTTGGATCAGATGATCGGGCAGCCGGACATCACCCCGTTGGTCTCTGtggcttcttttcctgctggcaAAGTGGCCGGTGTGACTCAGGATGCTCTGAGTGCAGCCAATGGGGCTCCAGAGCTTCCCATCCTGCCCCTGAGCAGCAGcggctcagagcagagcaacTACAGCTGCTTCAGGTGTCTGGAGTGCAAGGAGCAGTGCAAGGACAAGGCCGGGCTGGCTGCGCACTTCCAGCAGGTGGTGGCCTCAGGGACCACCAGCAGCACG gTCTGCACCACGTGTCCCATGATCATGTCCAACCGCTGCAGCTTCAGCGCCCATCAGCGGATGCACAAGAACCACCCGCCCCATGTTTGCCCCGAGTGTGGGGGGAATTTCCTGCTGGCCAACTTCGAGACCCACCTGAAGGAATCTTGCCTGCACTTCTCCCGCAGAGTGGGATACAG GTGCCCCAGCTGCTCCGTGGTGTTCGGTGGCGTCAACTCCATCAAGTCTCACATCCAGACGTCGCACTGTGAGGTGTTCCATAAGTGCCCCATCTGCCCCATGGCCTTCAAATCTGCACCCAGCGCCCACGCGCACGTCTACACACAGCACCCCGGCTTTGGCAACCAGCAGTCCAA GATGATCTATAAGTGTGCCATGTGTGACACGGTGTTCACCCACAAGCCCTTGCTCTCCTCTCACTTTGACCAACATTTGCTCAACCAACGTGTCAGCGTCTTCAAGTGCCCGGATTGCCCGCTGCTCTTTGCACAGAAGCGCACCATGCTGGAGCACCTCAAG AACACCCACCAGCCCCCGAAGCCACGGGAGGAGCCGGCCAAGAAGGCGGCGCTGCTGCTCACCCCAAAGCAGGAGCCCATGGAAACCCCCGTCCCCAAAATCTCCGATGAATCCTCATCCTCCACGGAGGAGGACGACCCCCCCAGCTCCCCGGAGCTGCGTAAAGCCAAACGCAGCCGCTTCCAACGCAAAGCAACCAGCAAATCCAAGGGCAGTGGCTGGACCTGTGGCGTCTGCCACTCGTGGTTCCCCGAGCGTGACGAATACGTGTCCCACATGAAGAAGGACCACGGGAAG TCGGTGAAGAAGTTCCCATGTCACCTGTGTGAACGTTCCTTCTGCTCCGCTCCCAGTCTGCGCAGACACGTCCGCGTCAACCACGAAGGGATCAAGCGCGTCTATCCGTGCCG GTTCTGCACAGAGGGCAAACGGACCTTCAGCAGCCGCCTCATCCTGGAGAAGCACATCCAGGTGCGACACGGCATCAAAGTGACCGACCAGACCAAGAGCCAGGAGGTCATCATTGCACGCATCGGGGCTGGTGCCATGCAG GTTCCTGGTCGCAAGAGGAAGCTCTCCTCGGACGATGGGGATTCGTGCAGCGAGGAGCCCGACAGTACCACCCCCCCCTCCAAGACCCCCAAAGGTGACCGCAAGGTTCCCTTCCGCTGCCGCAAGTGCGGCTACGTGGCCAGCAGCGCCGCCGACTTCCAGGAGCACATCCCGCAGCACCGGACTGACGAGAGCTCCCACCAGTGTCGCGAGTGCGGGCTCTGCTTCACCTCCCAGGTGTCCCTCAACCGGCACCGCTTCATCACCCATAAGAAGAAGAAGGGGGCGGCGGAGGTGGAGGAGCCAGGACCCCGCAGCCCCATGGAGGGAGCCCCGCACGCGGCCGACGGGGCACTGTCCTGCACTGTCTGTGGCCGCAGCTTCGACAGTCAACTCAACCTCAAGACACATTTCCGCACGCACGGGATGGCCTTTATCCGCGCACGGCAGAACGCCAGCCCCGAGAACTGA